The sequence below is a genomic window from Lolium perenne isolate Kyuss_39 chromosome 7, Kyuss_2.0, whole genome shotgun sequence.
ACCCCTCCCGTCCAAGTGACCTGCAGGCTGCAGCTAGCCAGAGGCGGCGGCAGCGGTGAGTGTTCCCCTCCCTCTCCTTATCCCCAATGtcttcttcgtctccccttccccACCTCCTCGAAGCAAACCGGCGCCGGCGACGCCGACGGTGTTCGCCACCCCACAGCCCCGCCCCAAACCCTAGATGTGGCAGAAAAGGGGAACGGCGGTGAGAGGCAATAGGGGAACGGCGGCGAGAAGCAGGAGACGGACGTCGACCGTAGGGGAACGGCGGCCACTGCCTTGGCCCTCCTCCATCTCTCTGGCCGACTCCCCtggccctcctcctccttctctccatCTGACTCAGGCCCGCCGCCGATTCCGGCCACCACCGGCCGATTCCGGCCACCACCGGCCgattccggccatcgccggccctCCCACACTTCACCGCCGGCTCCCTCGCGAGGATCTTCACCACTGGCGGCCGTGCgttcacaaaaaaaaacagaaaattacTTTCCAACTTTTGGCAATCCAAACAGGATTAGGAATTGGTACCACCGTTTGATTCCAAAGGCAATTTCCATACACAACCAAACAACATAATCGAATTTTAGGCCAATTCATTTCCTCCTTGGATTTGGAATATAATCCCAATTCAATTCCACGCCCAGTttctatgcatccaaacacaacatcaccttttttggtaacAGATTTTCCGCAGCCCCCTGAATTCATACATTAAACCCACAATGTGCTTAAAAAGTTCTAAAACAGGAATAGTTTAATGTTTTAAAACAAACTGATCACAAATGGACAAAGAGGGCAGTATGCTGCAAGTTTCTGTCTTGACATTTGTAATAATTGTAGCTAAACCTGTGTTATATCAACTCCCTACTAGGAAAGTACCTATATACATCTGACCAGCATTTCCTGTGTATGTCCTGTTCACACGATTTTAATGTTTTAGGTTTTTGATGGGCATGGTGGAAAGCACGCTGCGGACTTTGTGTGCAGCAATTTGCCAAGGTTCATCATTGAGGGTGATGGTTTTCCGGGGGAGATAGAGAAAGCTGTGTCCTCAGCATTCTTACAGACTGATGCTGCTTTTGCAGATGCTTGCTCTGTGAATTCTTCTCTTGCATCTGGCACGACTGCGCTTGCTGCACTCATCATTGGAAGGTATTGTAGGAACTTGTGCTAAGTCGTTCTGTAGCATCACTCTTTAGCTATTATATTTGAATATGAGTAACTACTTACTCCTGTTTGACCTCATGGCTCCTGTTTTGTTACGGTGTAAATCAattcctctatgtgtgcattttactccctccgtccacagatGTAAGTCACACACGTTTGAATAAGGATTAGTAACTATATGTGGATTGTCAGATACAAAATTGATACTGTTAGAAGGCTCGCATTGTGAATCCAGTGATCTCAATTTTTTATAACATAATAAACATAGTGTTGGACGAAATTTGGTCAAAGATAAAATTTGGATGGCGTGTGCGCCAATTTTTTTTTGGACGGAAGGTAGTATGTTTTATTTCCCGCATATATCATGTTTTTTTCTCTTTGGTAAAGGTAACAAGTTTTCCTGTATTGCATGGATTTAATGTCTGTTGAAGTTTTATACATCGTTCTGTAGCATCACTCTTTAGCTATTATATCTGAATATGAGTAACTACTTACTCCTGTTTGACCTCATGGCTCCTGTTTTGTTACGGTGTAAATCAattcctctatgtgtgcattttactccctccgtccacagatGTAAGTCACACACGTTTGAATAAGGATTAGTAACTATATGTGGATTGTCAGATACAAATTTGATACTGTTAGAATGCTTGCATTGTGAATCCAGTGATCTCAATTTTTTTATAACATAATAAACATAGTGTTGGACGAAATTTTGGTCAAAGATAAAATTTGGATGGCGTGCGCGCCATTTTTTTTCTGGACGGAGGGTAGTATGTTTTATTTCCCGCATATATcatgtttttttttctctttggTAAAGGTAACAAGTTTTCCTGTATTGCATGGATTTAATGTCTGTTGAAGTTTTATACATATGCTTTCCTCAGTTGCTCCTTCAGTGAGTAATATGTACATGTGGACAGGATTTTCTTTGTGAGGTTGTAAGCATCAATTCCCACTGATATCAGTTTCTCTCCTTTGGAAATTGAAGTTTTCCTGTTCACTGCTATGCACTTGAAAATGACTTAGCAGGTCTTTAAACATATGCTTTGTTCCTTGAGTGTGTAATATGTATATTTACTTTCTGGACAAATCACTACCATCCTTCTATTTGTACTCCTTTGTTTACCATGGTTACTACTTAATACCAGCAAGGTTTTCCCTTCTCTTTATCTGAACTCTCTTTTTCTCCATGTATCTATAGTTTGATAGTATTATCTTTGAAAAAACTGCATAAGATAACTTTTGAAAAATTCTGCATGATTGACAGGTCACTTCTGGTGGCAAATGCTGGTGATTGTAGAGCAGTGTTATGTTGCCGTGGAAAGGCAATTGAGATGTCCAGGGACCACAAGCCATCTTGCGATAGAGAGAAGATGCGCATTGAAGCCTCAGGTGGTTATGTTGACGATGGGTACCTGAATGGGCTTCTCAATGTTGCTAGAGCTATCGGGGACTGGCACATGGAAGGACTGAAAGCATGTGATGGCCTTGGGCCTCTTAGTGCTGAGCCTGAGGTGATGATGAGGAATCTTACCGAGGACGATGAATTCATAATCATCGGTTGTGATGGTATCTGGGATGTATTCCGCAGCCAAAATGCGGTAGACTTTGCGCGACGGAGGCTCCAAGAGCACAACGACCCTGCTGCTTGCTGTAAAGACTTAGTTGATGAGGCCATCAAGCGGAAGAGCGGCGATAATCTTTCTGTAGTTGTCGTCTGCTTCAACTCTAGGGCGCCTCCTGCCCTTACAGTTCCGAGGCCTCGGGTTCAGAGAAGTATATCTGCAGAAGGCTTGAAGGAGCTGCAGGGCTTCCTTGATAGCCTGGCAGAGGCAAACTGACTGTACTGACAGGACATGTGGGTTTAGAGGCCCCACGACACTGTAACAGTCCCATTTTTCCGTAGCCTAGCTTGGAAGTTAGGTTTAGTATGTCCTATCTCATAACTTGAGATAGTTGTTGTTGAGTAATACAACATTGTAAAATATTCGGCGGCTAATTTTATCTGTACTTGGAAGTATTACTTGCTAGTTTCAGGCCTTGCTCTAGATTCCTCAAATCTGGAATGATAAATTGATAATAGAGATTTCGTAGATTGCAGTGGATTGTTCAGTGTGATCATTCTTATGATACTTTTGTTTGTTAAGTTTTTGCAGTTCTATAGAACCATTCATGCTACTAGGTTAGGGAAACTGTATTTTGTGTAGAGGGTCTCATGTATGCACTTTCTGAGGAGGATATATTGATCTGTAGCTTTGGTGGTTGAGCAGCTACTTGGTTTTTGTCGTCAGGTCGTGATCCATGAACCAAAATGTTCATTGTTTAAATGTCCTGATTTTGTCATCATTCTGTGATCCATGAACCAAAATGTTCTCAGAGGTCTGGGCCAACCAAATCATTTCCAACCTCATACTACTGCAACTGTCAAAGTAGGCGTCGATTGTTTTCACTGTCAAAAGAGAACCGTTGATTTGTTTCAGCGTGAATCATCTGTCAGAAACCATGACAAAGAAAGAAAGCTGGAAGCCTGGAAGGACCAATCATTCACGCGTCATGTGATGGAAATTCCGAACGTTGATGTGTTCCACTGCTCCCTACTATGAACTTTGTGGGCGTGGAGGATCATCAGGTCATGCGAGTGAGTTACCACCAACTAATCTTGTCAATTTCGCTTTCTTTAGCTTGTCAATGTCCCTTTGGCATTAGATCtcagaagaaaaaaaaacatcTCACCTTTAGCATGCAAATCTTGCAGCTTTCTGTCGGCCCATAACCGTCGAGAGCCATGCAGCCCGTCCTCAGTGCCTGGGCTCTACTACGGTTTGAAACGCGCTCTACAATTTTGATCtcgacccctaaaccctaaataaaaTATTTTGTTATCTTTGCTCTTTTAGGTTCATTCTCCACCTTAGATATTTCGGCGTACTCCTACATTTTAATTAAAATTTTGCTAATTATCAGTTGACTCCGAAATACCTTGGAGCATTAATTCCTTAGTACTAGTCATAGGTTGTAACTGAGATTTGATGACCGTCAGTCGATCGAGAGTTAGCCTCACTCTAacctagaaattggtaaaatggCCAAGTTGTAAGATTTGGCAAAGTTGACATCTCAATGGATTTTTTATTCTGGCATGTCTTTGAGAGCTACACGCAGATCTAAACCTCCGCCAATCTTTTTTTAAGACGTATCAGTTCCATATAAGAAAGGCCAAGGGACCGAGTAACTATACGGTCTGACACAGACATCGAGACAGCGCACCCGCACTATCCCATGGACAACCCTTTTTTTAGGTGGGTCCAAAGGACCCAGAAGCTTCATTCCGAAGTAACTTGAAATTACAAACAAGTCCTCCCTTTCTGTAAAAAGGACCTTGACATAAAAAGTAAAAAGGGACCGAGAGTCCTTCTCCACCGACGCTGCTTGACCTCGATGCCACGGCCGTCAACCATGCCGTCGGGGACGATACCACTTGGGGAAGGATCGACGATGAGCGCCGCGCTGAGGTAGGGGAAGATCCTCTGCTTTTGCTCGCCGGTCTGGAGGAAGAAGAGCCGCTGGAGCAGCAAGCTTCGCGGTGCGAAGTGGCCCCCTTGGCCAACCGGAGCATCGCCGCCATCAAGCCGCTACTGTTTTCCTTCGCCATGAGAAGCTTCGAGGAAGACCCTAGGAGCTCCAGATCTTGCCATCGCCGAGCTCTGACCTCCACCATGGCGGCCAGATCTGGCGAGATCGGGTTGAACTCGAGCTCCACCGAGCTTATTAATTGGAGGCGCAGAAAAGAACCCCCTAGCTTCTTTTGTCTCCGACCATCGGAGCAGCACAGAGGGAGAAGTCGACGCCACTGGCCAGCCCGAGCTTCGCGACCTCCGGCCACCCAAACCTCCGAGCACCGTACCGGCATACAACCATACAAACTACTAGGAGAAACCCTACACTACTATGTACAGGGGCTGGCCTCCTATCCCTCGTCGCCTCCAGACGGCAGAGCTGCTGAAGAGGAGCCGTAGAGGTCGCGGCGACTCTCAAATTACTGTAGCTGAGGATTCAAGCCCTACCTCCCTGACATACTGATGTTTCCATCACATGGACAGCCTAGGGAAACGACTACTCTCGCAACCTCCACCCTTCCACTAACACTAGTCTATTCCTAAACAACTTGGCCGCCCTCCACAGCTCCGTCTCGACGGAGATCTTGCTGAGAACCACCGCTAGAAGGAGCAGCTCCCTCGAAAACTATATCATTACGGTGCAGCCACATACACCAAGAAACCAGGGCAATGCCAGTCCAGCAGTCTCGGATCACGTCTCCACCGCCACGCCACCCCTGTAACCAATCCACTAGGCGAGAGTCCGCGTTCGTCACAGTTTCTGAATCATAATTCGAGAACATGATAACATGAGGCACAGTTTCTCCACTCACTCATGACTCATTTGATTCTAGACCAGAAACGAGGCGTGACCACACCACAATCTCTTGAGTAAACACCAAGTTTGCCCAACCTCTTCCCACCACGAGATCGATCCCATGGACCCCCAGCCTCGCCTCTAAACGGCAGACCACCCGACAGCACAAGAACTCACACCCCACCAGCCAACAACCATGGATAGCGTCACGTCGCCGGCCGTTAACCGCGCGCACCTGCCATTGCCAAGCCATGCACGCACGTACGATCGGTTGATtgttcactacaggaatgggaggctatgccgagggccaggctatacgccgacggccaaaagtcggggccgtcggcgtatggcccggCCAGGCCAGCCTGCCCTTTCAACACTCGGCGAaacgtggccgtcggcgtagcgacctctacgccgagggcagccctcggcatatctttggccctaggcgtagacggggctacgccgacggccaccctcggcgtaggctatttttcaaatttgtctaattttgtaaaaatcataactaattcatatgatgtcagaaaaatgcgtatgaggtatcataatgttcagaaaaacatcctctatccgtttatatcaaaatcatgcatatttgaatcatgtagaATAACATGTTAACCTAGAAACAATTCAATCACTTTCTTATATGTTCTCAGGTTCCCGTtttagccagatggcaatttaaacgaagtcagaaaatctcgcggagccgcatggcatcattttatgtgtcctagtaaccactccaaaagatggaattgggatacgataattattttggaaaacccttcacgaacagggctatcaagtccggatttctatgacttttagggcaatgagtaggaaacggcccgtgacaccgcatagtttgtcggaacgagaccatacttggcacgtgcgtggtccctgggatgggaagcaaggccccgggagcgcatttccaatccgacccatgggcgatggttttttcattttcgggatgTCAAAACAggtttttttgtgaaggaactacatggggcgcattttagtattgcgcgagacctctgcgtagtggtaggacaccgccttcgcaccccatatcacatgccatatgtgcgcgctagctatctgggaatccatgcggcttcctgcggtgtcccgccgaatccgctggaaagtgaccggatttgaactagggctacactttccgtcgctcaataaattccgcaaaaattgtttttaggtctatgacatatcagtttatgtgctaatttttgttcgtttagcgcgatggtaaccgggtgcaccagcgcgcccggtacggccataccgcatctccgtggggccccttttggccaaatgacaatttaaacaaagtcagaaaatcccgcggagccgtatggcgtcattttatgtgtcctagtaaccactccaaaaatcggaattaggatacggcaattattttggaaaacccttcacaaacagggctatcacgtccggagttctatggcttttagggcaattgagtaggaaacggcccgtgacgccgcatagtttgtcggaacgaggccatatttggcacgtgcatggtccctgggatgggaagcaaggccccgggagcggatttccaatccgacccatgggcgacggttttttcattttcggggtgccaaaacgggttttttttgtgaaggaactacataaggcgcattttagtattgcgcgagacctctgcgtagtggtaggacaccgccttcgcaccacatatcacatgccatatgtccgcgctagctatctgggaatccatgcggcttcctgcggtgtcccgccaaatccgctggaaagtgaccggatttgaactagggctacactttccgtcgctcaataaattccgcaaaaattgtttttaggtctatgacatatcagtttatgtgctaatttttgtccgtttagcgcgatggtaaacgggtgcaccagcgcgcccggtacggccataccgcatctccgtgggggcccgttttggccaaatgacaatttaaacaaagtcagaaaatcccgcggagccgcatggcgtcattttatgtgtcctagtaaccactccaaaagtcggaattaggatacgacaattattttggaaaacccttcacaaacagggctatcacgtccggagttctatggcttttagggcaaatgagtaggaaacggcccgtgacaccgcatagtttttcggaacgaggccatatttggcacgtgcgtggtccctgggatgggaagcaaggccccgggagcggatttccaatccgacccatgggcgatggttttttcattttcggggtgccaaaacgggtttattttgtgaagcagctacatggggcgcattttagtattgcgcgagacctccgcgtagtggtaggacaccgccttcgcaccacatatcacatgtcatatgtgcgcgctagctatctgggaatccatgcggcttcctgcggtgtcccgccgaatccgctggaaactgaccggatttgaactaggggtacactttccgtcgctcaataaattccgcaaaaatGTTTTTATgtctataacacatcactttatgtgctaatttttgtccgtttagcgtgttggcgaacggtgcaccagcccgcccgatacggccatttcgcatctcgcgagggggctgttttggccacatggcaaattgggcgtcatatttggattcctctaatttttaggttcatgatgatatgtatgttatatttagattcctctcatttttctgatcaatttagacatattatttttggaattttgattttccgatttaaagatattaattattcaatattaaatagaaaaaagaccaaaaataaaatcattttatttttatttgaattcaatattattattacttatatatattcattgttgtctacttaagtaattgtttgggattcaaaaataaagaagtgtgcatcacggttcaaaggttaatagggttgatatgctattattatcagcaagaGGTGTCAATTCTATAATGGACgctcatccgaatggaaccaagaagttaagcgtgctgaggctggagtagtgtgaggatgggtgaccgactgggaagtttaaccatgattgtaatttcacataagattaagtgtagttagagttaaaaaatgtattgggtgaaagataaacaagtaaaaaagaaaaaaattatgtaaaagaaattaaaattttaaattttttaaaagtctatgcctagggttttgccgtcggcatatagaaattttttttttttcaaaatttttttttcaatttttttggaaacgggaaatttg
It includes:
- the LOC127313452 gene encoding probable protein phosphatase 2C 57 isoform X2, which gives rise to MVNSSQLYGLEAGLILGQGAQWRMPTSVVTTSCKILDPKAVKKGPAHFMGFLMGMVESTLRTLCAAICQDACSVNSSLASGTTALAALIIGRSLLVANAGDCRAVLCCRGKAIEMSRDHKPSCDREKMRIEASGGYVDDGYLNGLLNVARAIGDWHMEGLKACDGLGPLSAEPEVMMRNLTEDDEFIIIGCDGIWDVFRSQNAVDFARRRLQEHNDPAACCKDLVDEAIKRKSGDNLSVVVVCFNSRAPPALTVPRPRVQRSISAEGLKELQGFLDSLAEAN
- the LOC127313452 gene encoding probable protein phosphatase 2C 57 isoform X1; protein product: MEEPRLGGGGGGKPPIPSPARKPVLSRHASFARGPLNNTKSETERIFERVDGEFIPVVRSGGWADIGSRSTMEDAYICCDNFLQDFGPESCEEGPSSFYGVFDGHGGKHAADFVCSNLPRFIIEGDGFPGEIEKAVSSAFLQTDAAFADACSVNSSLASGTTALAALIIGRSLLVANAGDCRAVLCCRGKAIEMSRDHKPSCDREKMRIEASGGYVDDGYLNGLLNVARAIGDWHMEGLKACDGLGPLSAEPEVMMRNLTEDDEFIIIGCDGIWDVFRSQNAVDFARRRLQEHNDPAACCKDLVDEAIKRKSGDNLSVVVVCFNSRAPPALTVPRPRVQRSISAEGLKELQGFLDSLAEAN